In Miscanthus floridulus cultivar M001 chromosome 19, ASM1932011v1, whole genome shotgun sequence, the DNA window GCGCGCGGAGCGGCGTGGATCCGGCTCAGAAGGGTGAGATCCGGGCGTGGATTTGGATGCGCTCTGGCGGCTATCTAGCGAGCGACGGTAGCGGCGACCCGTGGATGGGCTTGCCAGGCCTGCccatggattttttttatttaattaaCCAAGGCGGGCAGCAAAACGCCTCGAAAAATACCTccatttaccgtgacctttcaTCCAAGGCGTTTTTgttgcccgcctcagttaatccAAAATGCCCACCTCGAAAAagattttctgtagtagtgattgaAAATTAGCTTCGAATTAAATTTCCGATTTAAACATTGCTGCCTCATGGTTTATATGTACTTGAGAGCAGGAGAGATTTCGCGGCCCCAAGGAGGTGATGTATAATATGGAAGAGAAATAAGAGAAACAAAAATCAGTCCTTATATAACATGGAAATATGAGACTTAACGTAGACGTGACGTTTCTTTGATTGCTTTCAAGAAATATTTTATCGATCATAGTTGGCTCATGCCCAGATGGCTCTACGGTTGACGACCGATAATCCGATTTTAATCAGTTCGATACATGGCCCTAGTCAATCACTTCATAACATCCTGAAACAGCGCAAGGATACACTATACTTACATATCTTCTACTTTTAGTACTAGACTTGGGCCTCgtttagttggcgatttttttttggaaaatagtactgtaacactttcgttgttatttagcaattagcgtccaatcataatctaattaggcttaaaagattcgtctcgtgaatttcatctaaactgtgtaattagttttattttttatttatatttaatgtttcatgcatgcgtccaaagattcgatgtgacgaaaaatcttgaaaatttttacaaaattttgggaactaaacaggcacttgaGAAGAAGCGCTATTCTTTTTGTTTTTGGTTTTTCCTAAACATCTCATGTCATTTTTAATGCAGGATTAGAAACGTAGGAATAGAAAAACAAACGTAAAACACAGCCTATCATCTTGGATCCTATGGATTGAGAAAAAACAAAGAGAGACACAAAGAAAACTTTTGGTGAGGTTCAACCTCTTGTAAAATTTCTTCCAAAATTCATATGAAAGAAATCACTCCATAAAAAAATCATAGGATTTCTAGGTAGTGTTATCCTAAACACTAAATGGTAAACAATCGGCCATTCTTTGTTTAGCATTTAGGTCATTTAGACGACACATAAACGAAGCTAACGGCCTAAATAGTTTTGTATAGAAACAATAAGAATATACATATTTATGTATGTAAAAGTCCAATATGCTAGAAAGTGTACATATTTACACATGTAATGTACACTTGGAACTagttcgtccttaaccttgtcgcatatcctttgaaaactgacaTGAATTCCATCAgttaggggcatgaaaaccataattgtccAATATCAATTATCATTGTGACCTCACTTTAGTAATGCTGCTTCAAAATATACGTTAGTCGCAATGATTGTGTCATCATTAACTGCCAAAACTAAATTAGTGGCCTAAATGCTTTCAAAGTAGTTGAATATAGTTATATTATTTTTATCTTGAGCATAGGTATGTCATACTATCAAGGGGATGCAACACGAACACTTagacaagtctcaagtgctcaaactaactGAACCAAGTGCTAGCATGAAAGAAACACATGACACAACActtgcacttgttgatcttgGGGATTGTTCTTGGTTGGTTTGAATAGTCCTCTGAACAAACTTTTCAAAAATTCATGTAGTGACCGGTGCTGTTTTTAGGGTTGTGGAAGTCCTGCACTCTACACCGCGGAAGTTCACTCCTAGGTGCGAAAGTTTCACGTCCTGCGGATCATAACAATTAGTTTTAGAACTCTAACAATTAGTTTTGGGGTGGTTATATACCCATCCCACAACCTTTGGAGAGACTGATGACTCCCAAGTGATCTTGGAGACATCCCAAGCTTGTGAGAGCTCTCCCCAACCTTTTTTTGTGAGAATAAGTGTTTAGTGTGAGGTAAAGTGTTGGGGTTAAGAGATTTTAGGTTAGAGAGCAAGCCAACCTTGGACACTTGTTGGGCTTCATCAATCTTTTCACGAAATATTTGTTATTTGTGGAGAGAAtcctcctagatggctaggtgtCACCCGACGAGCTACCGAGCTTGTGGTGAGCCGTGGGAAAATTTGTGAGGGCCGCGATCTTGTCCCGGAAGGGAAAGATCAACTAGTGGAGATGAGGATAGTGATCGAGAGGGACCCAGCACGAGCACAAGCTTTGTGAGTTGCTCACCGTCACCTCAACAGAGATGTATGGTTGAAGTGGGAACCCAAAGTTTGGTGAAACAAATATCTTGTCTCTGTTGTGTTTTGAATTGCAATATTTTCTCTTCATTTGATCTCCTTGATTGTGAGTATAGGTACTTCGTGGACTTGCTATTGAACATCTCCTGGAGACATCTCTACAAGTTTGGTTTGAGCTTGACTAGGCGCAGTAAACTTCATATTATCTTGTCTTGTGTGGAAGTTCTGTGAAATTATGCAGAAGTTCTGCAGAGCGGAATTTCGGCACTCTATAAAGTTTTATTTGTCATTAAATTTTAGAAACTTTTATTCACCTATCTTTAGACGACATTAATATCCTTTCAAATAACCGTACAAAAAAGTCCATCTACTAATCAGTATAATATGACTTTATAATTGAAGAGTATGCTCCACTTACAACcacataaaaataaaaagaagtataatgaCCCAGTAGTTAAAATCACCTGGGACATAGAACTCATAAATTTACTTGGCTTTTGGGTTTAGTGGACATTTTGTTAAGATTCTAGCACAGCATTTGTTTATCTTATAAAATCAAATTTCAACTCGATGCATGCGCATACTCGATTCTAACCTAGCTGAATTGAGGTCCGAAGACACTTCCCGGGGGAAAAAAAAAAAGGAGCAGAGGAATCAGCGAACAGCGACCACTATCAGGTGCGGCGGTTTGGGATTCAACACCAAAATTCCGTAATCGGCCAGGGCAAACACGCAAAGCGTCCTTCTGCGCCTCTCTGGTTATAATTTCGGGCATTATTAATTGCGcgtctcctcccctcccctccccttcctccCTCCCACCCTGTGTGGCTGTGTCGTCGCCTCGCCTATCCGATCTGCCACCTCCTCGCCGTCTCGCACGTTCCTTCCCCAACTCCGCAGCGTAGCCTCTCCGCGCAGCGATCCAGATCCAGGTACGTCTTCTTCCAACCCCCGCAATTTCACCTCCACCCCCGCTCCTCCTGCGGCAATCCATCGCTCGCGTTGTCCCTACTGGGCGACACGAGGGCGGCCACGCCCACCGCCGAAACACTCTCCTACCTGTGCCCCAGCCTGCCGCCGCACTTTCTCCATCTTCCGTCCAGCAACAGCGGCTGCGGTTTTACTCTGTCTGTTGCGGATTTGTTTGGATTGCTGGTCTCTCTACAATTTCCCGTGGATCGGAGAGTCCGAGTGATCTGCGTGGATTGGGGAGACACTCGGACCAGCTCCGCTCCTTTTCCTCGGTTCTGATGGCGTGGCTGGCTGTTGCCCTGTGCAGGTTGTTCAGCATGGGTCTCGTGAAGGAAGGCGTCGACATGGAGGAGGGAACCCTGGAGATCGGCATGGGTGAGTCACGAGTGACGAGATCAAGCTCGCGCGCAGTGTGCCTTAGGCTGTCTAGTATTGTGCTTTCAGCTGTTGATGTGTTGCTTAGTCATACCGACGCATCACTGGTACTGGTATCATTGCGTGGATATGTAGAGATGATTTGCACTTTGAGGAGATAAAGAGTTTGCTTATTAATGATCCTAAGCTATGAGACAATATATTGGGTCATGGGCTAGATTGTAGCTTGGTTGCATTACCAATGCATTGAGTTATAAACGTGTGGTATTCGTAGATAACACTATAGATTTTCCAAACAATACATCAACTCACTGTCTCAGGGCTTTTATTGAACCATACAACAATAATGCAACAGGATGCATCTGGTTCATTGTAACAATTAGCTTGTAGCTTTGCTCTTTCAACTATGTAACTAGTTGTCAGATCTGGCACACTTGCTAGATCATGCTTTTAGTTTAAAACTAGTTCATCTATTTGCATGTATTTTTTTTCGGGAATTGTGATTCATGTCACGTCCAATGTGGAAGCTTCATGAATAAACAATTAGTGAATCTTGGATATATTGGTCTACATGCCTGCATTGACACATGCCACTGCCATTATAAATAGAGACTTTTTTGCGTTGTATCGTAACAGAAATTTGCCGATCAAAGTACTGCATATCTTGGGCTTCTTTTGTGCATGATGTATGTCTGTTTGAAATCATGCTTTTTAGGCTACCTTACAAAGGCGACATGTACTAGTTAGTAATTTACTTGTGTACCTGTGCAGAGTACAGGACTGTATCTGGTGTGGCTGGGCCTCTGGTTATCTTGGAGAAAGTAAAGGTGTGTACAGTTTTCTCCAATATGATGCTAACTACCCTGCAGATTTTGAACAGCTCAGTCTGCTAGCCTCCTATGCTCATAGTTCCTTTGCTTGCATATCCATCTATAGGGCCCAAAGTACCAAGAAATTGTAAACATCCGACTTGGAGATGGCACCACTCGCCGTGGTCAAGTCCTGGAAGTTGATGGCGAAAAAGCTGTTGTGCAGGTTACTTCTCCATTCTCTTGATTGTCTTTTAGTACTAGTTCTAATTTGATGTTGATTCTGCAGTATGGTCAGGTTAGGTCCATTCTCAGAAAACTTAGTTTGTTAATTAACTGCATTATTCATCAGGTCTTTGAAGGAACTTCTGGAATAGACAACAAATACACAACCGTGCAGTTTACAGGCGAGGTACATCATCTTGTGACTTTATTTGCTATTTACTTATCAATAAAGTGTTTAGTAGGCAAAAACACTTTGAACTAGATCATTTCAATTTGTGAATCTAACTCATAAGGAAAATTTACAAGATCTATGATAAGCACCTAGTTTCACCATGAAGTTATCTATAGTAGTCATGTTAATTGACAATTGTATAGTGTATACCAATGGAAGAATAAAGTCCACAGATCTACCAGGCTAAATTTAACAGTGAAATTGTTTTCTTTATTACCCTGTTTATTGAGAAATTCCTGTCTTGTTTGATTATACAGTACATTGTGTTTCTTTTACAGGTTTTGAAAACTCCTGTCTCACTTGATATGCTTGGGCGCATTTTTAATGGTTCTGGAAAACCTATTGACAATGGGCCCCCGATATTGCCCGAAGCCTACTTGGATATCTCTGGTAAGTAATTTCTGGTTCTAGCATGCTGCTCTGCAATGCTCATGGTTAAGTGCATGTTTGTTGTGGAGAGTAGTAGGTTTTAGAAGTATTGATTGATTAACAGCGTTAAATCTATGAGTCCATCTTTAAATTTTGTAATTATGTACTCTGATTTTGTTGCAGGAAGTTCTATTAACCCCAGTGAGAGAACCTATCCAGAGGAGATGATCCAAACCGGGATATCCACCATTGATGTCATGAACTCCATTGCTCGTGGGCAAAAGATTCCCTTATTTTCTGCTGCTGGGCTCCCTCACAATGAAATTGCTGCTCAGATTTGTCGTCAGGCTGGCCTTGTGAAGACATTGGAGAAAGGAAAGCATGCAGAGGTAGAACTGCAACCCTACCCCCTCCCCTACCCAAAAAAACATATTTTTTCAGAGTACAAAAGTTGAACACACATCTGAGCTCTGAGCTCTTAAAAAAATCAGAGATCTCTCTTAAATAAAGGTGACTAGGCTTAACATTTCATAACACAACTGAAATTCTGTGCGCACATTGTCTTAAGTTGGATATGTTGTGCTGATAGTTTTCATATGTTTCAACATCCTGTTCTGTAAGCTCCAGTATTTCTTTTGGTACACATGTATATGTACTTATTTTCTATTTCCTGTGAGGTCAACATTTATATGGAGCATTGTGTATTAATGTATGCTTTACAtgtctaagggggtgtttggttccagggactaatttttagtccctgtcacatcggatgtttggacactaatttggagtactaaatatattctaattacaaaactaattacacagatggagactaatttacgagacgaatctattaagcctaattaatccatcattagagtatatttactgtagcaccacattgtcaaatcatgcactaattaggcttaatagattcgtctcgcaaattagtctccatctatgtaattagttttgtaattaaaatatatttaatactccaaattagtgtccaaacatccgatgtgacagggactaaaaaatagtccctggaaccaaacaccccctaaatatgGCTTAATCACTGGTTCTGATTTTTTATAACCTGCAGGGTGGTGAAGATGACAACTTTGCTATCGTGTTTGCTGCTATGGGAGTCAACATGGAAACAGCTCAATTCTTCAAACGTGATTTTGAAGAGAACGGTTCCATGGAACGGGTCACCCTTTTTCTGAATCTGGTACCTACAAGGACTTGTGAATTTGTGATCAACATTCATTTATCATTTTATTTCGCCATAATCAATTCTGCAATGTTTTAGATGCATCTTGACAAAAAAACCCACATAATCAGTGACAAAGCTTGAACAATATCTTAAGGGGTGCTATCAATGAGTTAGGGGGCCactaatgatgcatgaatcaaatCAGCCATGGATTACTTTATGTTTATTGAGAAAAATTAAGATCCTAGGGGTGGCCATGGTGCCCATGTTGGTCTGAACTATGCTTCGCCCCTGCACATAATGATGAGCCAAACATATTCTACATCTGGCATAATTAGTGTATAACACCGCATATTTTTAACACCTCGATCCTCTGTTTTACAGGCTAATGATCCCACCATTGAACGCATTATCACCCCTCGGATTGCTCTAACAACAGCGGAATATTTGGCGTATGAATGTGGGAAGCATGTACTTGTCATCTTGACAGATATGAGCTCTTATGCAGATGCACTTCGTGAGGTATTGAGTTTTGATATTGTGTCATATCTTGTATTTTGAGTCCATCTTTGTTTTAGTACCATTGTTATTATATTTGCCCGT includes these proteins:
- the LOC136527653 gene encoding V-type proton ATPase subunit B 1 isoform X1 is translated as MAWLAVALCRLFSMGLVKEGVDMEEGTLEIGMEYRTVSGVAGPLVILEKVKGPKYQEIVNIRLGDGTTRRGQVLEVDGEKAVVQVFEGTSGIDNKYTTVQFTGEVLKTPVSLDMLGRIFNGSGKPIDNGPPILPEAYLDISGSSINPSERTYPEEMIQTGISTIDVMNSIARGQKIPLFSAAGLPHNEIAAQICRQAGLVKTLEKGKHAEGGEDDNFAIVFAAMGVNMETAQFFKRDFEENGSMERVTLFLNLANDPTIERIITPRIALTTAEYLAYECGKHVLVILTDMSSYADALREVSAAREEVPGRRGYPGYMYTDLATIYERAGRIEGRTGSITQIPILTMPNDDITHPTPDLTGYITEGQIYIDRQLHNRQIYPPINVLPSLSRLMKSAIGEGMTRRDHSDVSNQLYANYAIGKDVQAMKAVVGEEALSSEDLLYLEFLDKFERKFVTQGAYDTRNIFQSLDLAWTLLRIFPRELLHRIPAKTLDQYYSRDASH
- the LOC136527653 gene encoding V-type proton ATPase subunit B 1 isoform X2; this encodes MGLVKEGVDMEEGTLEIGMEYRTVSGVAGPLVILEKVKGPKYQEIVNIRLGDGTTRRGQVLEVDGEKAVVQVFEGTSGIDNKYTTVQFTGEVLKTPVSLDMLGRIFNGSGKPIDNGPPILPEAYLDISGSSINPSERTYPEEMIQTGISTIDVMNSIARGQKIPLFSAAGLPHNEIAAQICRQAGLVKTLEKGKHAEGGEDDNFAIVFAAMGVNMETAQFFKRDFEENGSMERVTLFLNLANDPTIERIITPRIALTTAEYLAYECGKHVLVILTDMSSYADALREVSAAREEVPGRRGYPGYMYTDLATIYERAGRIEGRTGSITQIPILTMPNDDITHPTPDLTGYITEGQIYIDRQLHNRQIYPPINVLPSLSRLMKSAIGEGMTRRDHSDVSNQLYANYAIGKDVQAMKAVVGEEALSSEDLLYLEFLDKFERKFVTQGAYDTRNIFQSLDLAWTLLRIFPRELLHRIPAKTLDQYYSRDASH